The genomic DNA CAAGTTCGAGCACTCGACCCGGCTGCAACTGATTGCCATCGAACCAGCTAACCAGACTCTCGTCAGGAGCATCTATGAAGAATGGAATCTGTTTAGACCTGTCAGAATAAAATGAGTCCCACCACTGCGATTCATTGCGCAACAAAGAATCCAGCATAAGCATGAGATCATCATCGCTGAGAATTGTTTCGTCAGGATTATCGTTCTGCCAGATATAGCTCAACCGGACCCCCTAACAAAAAAACCGCGCTCACAAAATCTATTGCAAGTACGGTTTTTAATCTGACTGGTGGGTCGGCTGGGATTCGAACCCAGGACTCTCGCCTTAAAAGGGCGATACTCTACCACTGAGTTACCGACCCGTCGCCACTGCGACTGTAAAATTATACCATCTTTGGCCGGGCACGGTCAACGCTTGCGCGCATTGATTTTAGATTGATTCGTAAGGCGGCTTGGGCATCGGGGTTACAATAAACAAGAAAACAGCCCGGCGCTTGATTGCGCCGGGCCGAATTCTTTTCATCCAAATCGAAAAGCAAAATACTTATTCGAGACCGTGATAATTGTAGTCACCCAGAGCCGCGCCCGGATTGTTCGGGCATGTTGCAACAGTACCGATTGCATTAATAGTATTTGCATAGGATGCACCAGTTGACGGACAAGTCGGCTCCTGCTTGATATAGTCAGGCCAGAGCGTGCCTGCAATGACGCCGCCATCGGAAAGCTTATTGTCCATTGCATACTGCTCTTTCGCCGTCTCGATCTGCCGCAGGTTGGCGCAGCAGCTCTTTGCTCGCGATGTTTCTCTTGCGCGCATGAAGTTCGGGATTGCGATGGCAAGCAATATGCCAATGATCAAAACCACGATCATGATTTCAATCAGGGTGAAACCTCTGCGCCTCTTAGCTGTGAATCTACTCATTTTGTACGAATACCTCCTCCGATTGTTACTGAGCGTTGGATATAACTTTTTTCCTAAGAGGTTCTTCCATACGCCGATAAGTGTTTAACACATCTTAAACGTGGAGCATACAAAACCGGTAATTGTGCGGGGAAAAAGGCGTAGATAGTAAACGGGCTGCTGTCGAAACGCATTAAAAGCAGATTCCCCACTAATCCGAATTGCAGCTACATCTTCTTGATAAACAAATTCTGCAATTCGGATTACAAGTTCGGAATGACAGTAGCGGCCATATGTTCAGGCGGAGAATGCGTTTTGAATGATGTCGGACACATGAAGCTTGCCATCCCGGCTCGATACTTCAACCACGTCGAACCTGCACTCGCAATCTCCCAAATTCGACTCTTGCAGATAGTGGCGGGCAGTGATTATCAGCTTTTGCTGTTTGGCAAGCGTGACAGACTCGGCAGGGGTGCCGTATTCATCAGTTCGCCTGCACCTGACCTCCACGAACACCAGGCAGTCGCCATCACGCGTGATCAGGTCAATCTCGCCCTGACGGCAGCGGTAGTTGGACGCAATTATCCTATAGCCGCGGCTGCCCAGTTCGGCGGCGGCGGCTATCTCGGCGCTTCTGCCTTTTCTAGACCTGGGAGAAGGCAATTTGCGTTCCTTTCAGAGATCGGCGAGAACGTTTTACGATGGCAAGGGCACGGACCCAGGCGCTCAATAGCCTCAATATGAGACTTACAGCCGTAGCCTTTGTGTTTAGCGAAGCCGTAGCCGGGATACTGCTGGTCCAGATCGACCATGATCGCGTCCCTGGTAACTTTTGCAATAATCGACGCTGCGCCGATAGAGACGCATTTGCTGTCGCCCTTGACTATAGCCAGGGTCGGAGCGCCAAGGCCGCTTACGGAGAGGCCGTCGACCAGAACATAGTCATATGGTGCGCCCATGTTTTCGAGAGCCAGTCGCATAGCCTGATGCGTCGCGCGGAGTATGTTGATCCGATCAATCTCTTCGGGTCCGACAATACCGACACCTACTGCCGCAGCCTCACTTGATATCCTCTCGAACATCATCTCACGTTTGGCAGGGGTAAGCTTTTTGGAGTCGTCGATGCCCGTCGGGTCGAAACATTCAGGCAAAATTACCGCCGCTGCCACTACCGGTCCCGCGAGTGGGCCTCTACCGGCCTCGTCCAACCCAGCTATGCTCTCATAACCAATCGAGCGGGCCTGGTTTTCGTAGACCCATATGTCAGTGTCCAATTTATTCACCATATATCAGGTTATCGGGAGAATGATTCCCCCAAGCGGCTGAGAGGCCAAAAGATTAACATCGCTTTGCCCTCCAGACGTTTTCGGTCCAAGAGGCCCCAGCGCCGGGCATCATCCGAGAAATTGCGATTGTCACCCATCACCAGCAGCCGACCCTTTGGAATTTTGACGACCCTTGAGCCGTCTTTATCCACACCAATCCATTTTTTAGGTGTCAATTCACTGGGATAGGGCTGATCGCTATCCTCGGAAGTGTAGCTTTCATTCAAGGGTTTGCCGTTCACATATACTTTTCCAGGAATGACTCTCACGCTTGCCCCGGGTTTACCCATAGCCGCTGCGACTTGTGCGCAGCCGACCTGCCTGCCGTTTGCATATATCTTACCATTTTGCAGCTTAACCGAGCACTCGTCTTCTTCCTTCCGACAAGGTGCCAAGGCGATGCGAAGGTCATCATGATAGTAAGGGATGTGACCTATGAGAACATATCCGGCAGTCACACGAACACTGTCGCCAGGAACGCCCATCACGCGCTTGATATAGTCGGCTTCGTTATGACCTGCTGATTTGGGAGACTTAAAGACAACTACATCGCCCAGTCTCGGCTCTCGGAAACGATATATGAGCTTATTTACCAGGATGCGATCATTTACCCGAAGTGTAGGGACCATGGATGCTGAGGGAATATAGAATGCCTGCACCAAAAAAGGCCTTATGAGCAAAAACACAAGGCCAATCGCAAGCGCCAAAGACTCTGCAATCTCGGCTACAGCCTTTGCATGTGCAAATCGCTGCCGGATGAGTATAAACCTGGCAGCGATCAGAACTGTGATCAAACCGATCACGGTATATATATTGAGGTTTGCAAGTCTCTCGGTAATGCTCATAATTACGTAACAGGCAACAGGCAATAGAACTGCTGCCTATTGCCTGAGGCCTGATTACTGCGTTAGTGAATCCATCGGATGCGAGTTAGCGGCCAGAAAATAAACATCGCCTTGCCGAGCATGCGTTTTCGGTCCAGAAGACCCCAGAAACGTGCGTCATTGGAATTGTTACGATTGTCACCCATAACCAGGAGTCTGCCCTGAGGAATCTTTACGGCAGGCTTACCCTGGTATTTTACAATCCACTTCTCCGGCGTGGCCTTCTCACCCGAAAGCATTGGATACGGCAGATCGGGGTCCTCAGCGATATAAGGCTCGTCGATCGCTTTGCCGTTGATATAGACCTTGCCCGGGAACACTTTTACCTTCGCTTTAGGGTCGTTGGCGGCAGCGGCTATCTCTGCATGAGTTACGCGACGGCCATCGACATAGACATCATTGCCCTTTAGGAGCACGCACACATCCACATCGCCATCGGGCTTGGCATAAGTGCCCAGCAAATCACGCAGATCGACGTGAGTATACTTCATATCGCCGATCATAATGTAGCCCGCCGTTATCCTGATCTTATCACCCGGCACGCCAATAACACGCTTGATAAAGTCCTTTTCGACCGGCTCACCGGGTGTCGCCTCAGGCGGAGCCTTGAAGACTACAACATCATCAAGCTTTGGCTCCTCAAAACGGTATATAAACTTGTTGACAAGTATATGGTCTTGCTCAAGGAGTGTCGGGTGCATGGACGCCGATGGAATAAAAAACGCCTGCACGATAAACGGCCTGATCAACAAAAAGACAAGCGCCATCGCTACCGCAAGCGATTCGGCGATCTCAGCAACCGACTTTGCAAACGGATGTTTTAATTTCAGCAGCACAAACCTGATTATCAGCAAAACAATAACCGTAATAATCACGGTCGGTATGCTGAGGTTTGCGAGCCGTTCGGTAATGCTCATCTTGCTCCCTGGCGTTCCTTGATCTTGGTGGCCTTTCCGACTTTCTCACGCAGGTAGTAAAGCTTGGCTCTGCGCACCGCGCCTCTGCGGGTCACTTCAATCTTGGCGATCCTGGGAGAATGCAGCATAAACGTGCGCTCCACGCCTATGCCATGCGCGATTTTGCGGACGGTAAACGACGCTCGCACACCACCGTCTTTCTTGCCGATGACAACGCCCTCGAATACCTGTATTCGCTCTTTGTTGCCCTCGATGACGCGGTTGTGTACGCGAACCGTATCGCCCGGTCCGAAGACCGGCGCGTCGATCCTAAGCTGCTCAAACTCTATCTGGTCAATTATCTGCACTTGAATCCTCCTAAAAAAAGCTGAGAGCGGAGAGTGGAGAGCTAAGAGCCCGGAACTGCCACCGCTCAGTTATGCCTAGAGTTACTGCCGGGACCAAATGTCCCGTTATTCGTGATTCACTTTACGCTGGTTATCAGACTCCAGCATGCGTATTAAATCTTTATCTTCTTCTGTCAGCGGCGCGCTCACAAGCAGATCAGGCCGCCTTTTGAGCGTTCTCTCTAGTGATTTCTCGCGACGCCACTGCGCTATTTTGGCATGATTGCCGGACACCAAAACCTCGGGCACGCTCATACCGCGAAAGTCTACGGGCCGAGTATACTGCGGGTACTCCAACAGCCCACTCGAAAACGAATCAGTCTCGGGCGATGTCTCATCTCCCAGCACTCCCGGTATCAACCTGGACACGGCATCGGCAATCACAAGCGCCGCAAGCTCCCCGCCCGTCAACACATAATCGCCAATTGAGACCTCATCGGTCGCCAGATGCTCGCGTATACGCTCATCTACGCCCTCATAACGTCCACATATAATAATTACGTGACTCTCGCGCGCAAGTTCCGCTGCCATTTTCTGATCGAACCTCCGGCCCTGCGGAGTCATCAGAAGTATTCTCGGCTTAATGCCGGGCACGCGGGCTTTCAAAGACTCAACGGCCTCAAAGACCGGCTCAGGCTTCATCACCATCCCCGGTCCTCCGCCGAACGGAGCATCGTCCGTAGTGCGATGCTTGTCGTGCGTAAAATCGCGCAAATTGACCGCGTTTATCTCGATCAAACCTCGCTGCCTTGCTCGACCGAGTATGCTCTCGCCTGTCACCGCATCGATCATCTGCGGGATGGTCGTTATTATTTCTATGCGCATATTTATCTGCGAAAGGGTGCGCCCTCACCCCAACCCTCTCCCCCAGGAGAGGGAGAATTACTCCTCCGGCAATAATCCGGGGATGGGATGGATCACCATTAGCCCTTTTTTAATGTCAATTTTCACAATGATCTGCTTGATAGCCGGTATAAGCACACCCGCGCTCGTCTCATAGACATCATTCGCGCCGCCCTGCATTATTTCGACTATCTCGCCAAGTTCTCGGCCATCGTCAGTCACTACTTTCAAGCCGATCAGATCAAAGAGATAAAAGCTGCCCTCGGGAAGCTCGCCGACTTCGGAGCGGTCTATCACAAACTCTGCGCCCCTTAGGTCCTCCGCCGCATTTCGGTCGTCAATTCCCTCAATCTTGAGAGTAATGCCGCCCTTGTGCGAAATATTCCGCTCGACTTTTGACGTAAAACGCCTGCCCTTGACGGTCTTCACTGCAACAGGCCGGCCCTTATCGAAGCGCTCAGGAAAATCGGTGCGGATCATAACCTTTAACTCGCCCCGCACACCGAACGGCGCAACGACTGTGCCTATAACGATATCTGCGTTATTTTCCGGCATAGCCGCCCCGTATCTCCACAACCTTTTCGTCTTTGACCACTATCTCACAGGCTGAGACTTTGGAGAAGTCGTCACCGACTTCGATCTCCACCTCGCCCTCAAGAACACCGCGCTCATACTCCGAACCGATTTCCATCGAGGAAATCTTGCTCATCTCGCGGACAAGCGCGGCTTTAGCTTCATCCGATTTACGCTGTTCGGCACGAAGCCGTTCGACTATGCTCTCAGGCGTAGCCGGACTATCAATCTGCGCCCCCAAGCGCCTGGAGACTTCCTCCAGCCTGAGTTGAGCCGCGCGCATTTCGGTCATGCGGTGCTCTTTGAACTGCTCCGTCACGATAACCTTTACGCGAACAGGTCTCTTGATGACTATGCCCATATACCTCTAACCGGCGAACGTGTAAAGTGGAAAGCCCGGAACAGACTTCCTTATGCATTCCACCGCTATACCAGATTTTGAAACGTCCGCGCAAAGCAGATTCCTCGACTTCGCCCGGAATGACAATGTGCGAACACATTGATCTTACGGACTAGGGCAGTATCTTTACGTAGACGTTCTTATGGCTCTTCAAGGCTGCGGCCTTTGCGACCGTGCGCAGAGCGTTTGCTACCCTACCCTGCTTGCCGATCACCTTGCCCAGGTCATCCGGGTCGACAGTCACCTCAAAAGTCACTGCCGACGGCCCTTCATCGATCTCTTTTACATCGACACTATCCGGACTGTCTACAAGCGCCTTTACCAGAATTTCAATTAGACTCTTCAAACCACCACTCCCTCAATCAGTATGAGTTGTGAGCTATAGGTTATGAGTTGCGGATTATCACATAGCATTCAACTCATGACACTCTACGCATAACCCACTTACTCCTCTGCGGCGGCCTCAGTTGCAGGCTCTGCTGTCGGCGCTGCTTCTGCCGCAGCTTCTTCCTTCTTGGACTTCTTGGCGGCCTTAGGTTTCTTTTCGGTCAAACCGCCGAGGAACCCCTGAGTCTTCAAAAGCCACCGAGCCGTATCACTCGGCTGAGCGCCCGTGCCGAGCCAATAGTCGATGCGTTCCTTGTTCACATTGATCGCGGGCGGGTCCAGATTCGGATCGTATGTGCCTACCAGCTCTATAAATCTTCCATTGCGAGCGGTGCGGCTGTCGGCGACCACGATTCTGTAGAACGGTCTTTTCTTTGCACCCATCCGTCTGAGTCTAATTTTAACCACGTGTTGTCTCCTCCGATTTGCGTCTTCGCATCATAACGTCGTGCGTCCCCGCGTCTTGACGTTTTGACGCAATGACGTTGCGACGTTATGACGCTAGAATGGAAAGTTCGGCATTCGTTTTCGCCGCTTCCCCGATACTTCCGCGCCGGTCATGGCACGAATCATCTTTTTCATATCGTTGAACTGGTTGATAAGCCGGTTCACTTCCTGCACACTGGTGCCGCTGCCGTCCGCTATACGACGCCTGCGACTGCCGTTGAGGATGGTCGGATCGTGACGCTCATCGTTTGTCATCGAGCACAATATTGCCTCGACTCTTCCAAACTCCTTCTCGTCGATCTTCGCATCCTTGAGCTTGGACATATTGCCAAGCCCCGGGATCATACCCAGTATCTGGTCCAGCGGGCCCATCTTTCGCATCTGGCGGAGCTGGCCTAGATAATCGTTCAGGTCGAACCTGTTCTCCCTGAACTTGCGCTCCATAGCCGTCGCCTGCTCCTCATCGAAGGTCTCCTGAGCCTTTTCAATAAGACTCAGAACATCCCCCATTCCGAGGATCCTCGAGGCCATGCGGTCGGGATAGAACGGCTCTATGCCGTCCATCTTCTCGCTGGTGCCTATAAACTTTATCGGCTTGCCGGTGATGGCCTTGATCGAAAGAGCAGCCCCACCACGCGCATCGCCGTCCATCTTAGTCATTATGACGCCGTCGAGAGAGAGCGCATCATTGAACTGCTGCGCCACATTCACGGCGTCCTGACCGGTCATTGCATCGACTACCAGTAAAACTTCGGTAACATCAATAGCCTGCCGCAGGCGCTTAAGCTCGGACATCATCTCTTCATCGATGTGAAGCCGGCCTGCTACGTCGATAAGCACAGGATCGTTTCCGCTCGATCTAGCCGCATTCATTGCGGCCTTGGACACGGCAACTGCGTCCTGCTTATCACCTATATCAAAGACATCGACACCGATCTGCTCACCAAGAGTCTGAAGCTGTAGGATTGCAGCCGGACGATACACGTCACCCGCCACCAAAAGCGGCTTCTTGCCCTGTTTCTTGAACATCAGAGCGAGCTTGGCGACGTTGGTCGTCTTACCCGCGCCGTGCAGACCCGAGACCATTATTACAGTCGGCGGCCGCTCGGCAATTTTGAGCTTAGCCTGCTCGCCTCCGAGCAGCGCTATAAGCTCTTCATTTACAATCTTTATAACCTGCTGCGCGGGATTAAGACCCTTAAGAACCTCTTCTCCGATTGCGCGCTCTTTTATACGACCGACGAAGTCCTTGACGACCTTAAAGTTGACGTCGGCCTCAAGCAGAACCAGCCGAACCTCGCGCAGAGCCTCATTGACTTCCTGTTCGGTAAGGCCGCCCCTGCTCCTGAGCTTGGCAAAGACATTCTGCAGTTTTTCAGATAGACTTTCGAACAAGCTATTCTCCCGTACAACACGACAGGAAGCAACTGAGGGAAGAGATCGATCAGGTCCCTTCCCTCAATCGCTTCGGTCCGCCAGTCGTATCAAGTTAGTATATCGATTCAGGCGTGTCTTGTCAATCCAAATTCGCTAGAGGCTCCAAATAAAGACCATTTCATATCGTATGATCGTGGCAGCGTGGATCGTTGAACCACTTCATCCACGATCAAACGATAAACGATCATACGAATCTTTATATCCTAATTTTAGCCCAGTCAAAATCCTCAATGGCTGCCTTTACATCTGAACGCTTATGCAATCTCATTTCAATGCCGACTGTCGTGCCCTGGTCGCTCGTGGCAATATAGACATGGTCGGAAAGAGAAATCATAATCTTATAACCCATGCCCAGAGTTCCGGCGGTCGTATAGCCCTTGACAAATGCGACCTGTGGAATGGTCATGGCTTCGATTCCGGGACCATGATCGGTAACTATAAACATCATCGAATCCTCACTGTGGTGAATGGACCCCTCACCCCCGCTCGCATGCTTGAGAGCGTTTGTGCATACCTCACCAATTGAAACAGCAAAATCATGAATGTCGGAATCATCCATACCCGCGCCACAGGCAATTTCAACTACGGCAGCCCGTATCGCACCGATATCCTCACTGCGCTTGATCTCATACTCGGCAATAGTTGGACCCGCAGATTTGTAGATTTCGTCTTTTTCGGTCATCATCAGCTTACCGTCTGTGGCGGCCATGATCGTACGCCGATAAAACTCTTTTTTATACTCCTCGGCAAGTTTACGCTCAGTAACATCCCGCACAGATTCTATGGCGCCGATTACTCTACCTTTTGTATCATATAATGGTGTCGATCTGAACCATAAATACGCGCCACTGGGCTTTAATATGGGTGTGTAAGTCTCCGCGACAAGAGTCTCCCCCTCTATCTTAACGCTGTTGTATATGGCTTTTATCTCATCGACAGGTTTCAGAACAATGTCCAGAAGCATTGGTCTTTTATAGCCATAGAACGCGATGGAATATTCTTGATCGCATTTGCCGATCATGTCCGCAGCTTTCACGCCTGTCATTTCTTCTGTGGCACGGTTCCAGGCGATTACTCTGCCCTCAGTATCAATCGCAAAAGTTGGATCGGGAAGAAAGTCTATGATATCGGAGAGACGACGCTCTGAGTCTTTCAGAGCCGATTCGGCGCGCTTACGTTCAGTGATATCGCGCACTATTGCCCAGTAACCAACAGCTTTTCCTTCATCATCGCGCATCAGATAAGTACGAAGTTCCACTGGAAATATTGTGCCGTCTTTTCGTATGTATTCTTTTTCAAAAAGGTCGGAGTCGCCCCTCTTAAGCACCTGCTCTTCGATAATTTGTTCTTCTATGTCATGCCATTTTTGCGGGGTAAAGTCGCGATATGTGAAACTGTGCAGTTCATCTACTGAATAACCGACCATGTTTCTGAACGCTTCATTGAAATCGAGGATTCGGCCAGACAGGTCGAGACTTGCATAGGCGTCAGTCATGCTGTCATAGAGTCTGCGCAGCTTCTGCTCGGACTTACGCAAGGCAATCTCAGCCTGCTTGCGCTCTGTTATTTCACGCACTATCGCCAGCACCCTATATTCGCCTTCTATCATCGCGCGCTTCAGGTTTACTTCCGTCCAGAAGATGCGCCCAGTCTTATCCCTGCTTCTCCACTCAAAGAGCTGAGGTCCGACCTCCGCTGCTTTCCTTATCCATTCCATCGCCTCAACTTGACTGTACGGCGATTCATTGAGACTAACAGCGCCCACATCGATACTTTGTATTTCTTCAGGAGAAAAGCCGAACACTT from Armatimonadota bacterium includes the following:
- the ffh gene encoding signal recognition particle protein, producing MFESLSEKLQNVFAKLRSRGGLTEQEVNEALREVRLVLLEADVNFKVVKDFVGRIKERAIGEEVLKGLNPAQQVIKIVNEELIALLGGEQAKLKIAERPPTVIMVSGLHGAGKTTNVAKLALMFKKQGKKPLLVAGDVYRPAAILQLQTLGEQIGVDVFDIGDKQDAVAVSKAAMNAARSSGNDPVLIDVAGRLHIDEEMMSELKRLRQAIDVTEVLLVVDAMTGQDAVNVAQQFNDALSLDGVIMTKMDGDARGGAALSIKAITGKPIKFIGTSEKMDGIEPFYPDRMASRILGMGDVLSLIEKAQETFDEEQATAMERKFRENRFDLNDYLGQLRQMRKMGPLDQILGMIPGLGNMSKLKDAKIDEKEFGRVEAILCSMTNDERHDPTILNGSRRRRIADGSGTSVQEVNRLINQFNDMKKMIRAMTGAEVSGKRRKRMPNFPF
- a CDS encoding PAS domain S-box protein — translated: MKKRSGKLRDPRVANSYCKRHANEPEASGDSYRQIFDAVNDSIIVFNKDTGAILDINRKMIEVFGFSPEEIQSIDVGAVSLNESPYSQVEAMEWIRKAAEVGPQLFEWRSRDKTGRIFWTEVNLKRAMIEGEYRVLAIVREITERKQAEIALRKSEQKLRRLYDSMTDAYASLDLSGRILDFNEAFRNMVGYSVDELHSFTYRDFTPQKWHDIEEQIIEEQVLKRGDSDLFEKEYIRKDGTIFPVELRTYLMRDDEGKAVGYWAIVRDITERKRAESALKDSERRLSDIIDFLPDPTFAIDTEGRVIAWNRATEEMTGVKAADMIGKCDQEYSIAFYGYKRPMLLDIVLKPVDEIKAIYNSVKIEGETLVAETYTPILKPSGAYLWFRSTPLYDTKGRVIGAIESVRDVTERKLAEEYKKEFYRRTIMAATDGKLMMTEKDEIYKSAGPTIAEYEIKRSEDIGAIRAAVVEIACGAGMDDSDIHDFAVSIGEVCTNALKHASGGEGSIHHSEDSMMFIVTDHGPGIEAMTIPQVAFVKGYTTAGTLGMGYKIMISLSDHVYIATSDQGTTVGIEMRLHKRSDVKAAIEDFDWAKIRI
- a CDS encoding ribonuclease HII, producing MDTDIWVYENQARSIGYESIAGLDEAGRGPLAGPVVAAAVILPECFDPTGIDDSKKLTPAKREMMFERISSEAAAVGVGIVGPEEIDRINILRATHQAMRLALENMGAPYDYVLVDGLSVSGLGAPTLAIVKGDSKCVSIGAASIIAKVTRDAIMVDLDQQYPGYGFAKHKGYGCKSHIEAIERLGPCPCHRKTFSPISERNANCLLPGLEKAEAPR
- a CDS encoding prepilin-type N-terminal cleavage/methylation domain-containing protein: MSRFTAKRRRGFTLIEIMIVVLIIGILLAIAIPNFMRARETSRAKSCCANLRQIETAKEQYAMDNKLSDGGVIAGTLWPDYIKQEPTCPSTGASYANTINAIGTVATCPNNPGAALGDYNYHGLE
- the rpsP gene encoding 30S ribosomal protein S16, which encodes MVKIRLRRMGAKKRPFYRIVVADSRTARNGRFIELVGTYDPNLDPPAINVNKERIDYWLGTGAQPSDTARWLLKTQGFLGGLTEKKPKAAKKSKKEEAAAEAAPTAEPATEAAAEE
- a CDS encoding KH domain-containing protein, encoding MKSLIEILVKALVDSPDSVDVKEIDEGPSAVTFEVTVDPDDLGKVIGKQGRVANALRTVAKAAALKSHKNVYVKILP
- the lepB gene encoding signal peptidase I, producing MPVACYVIMSITERLANLNIYTVIGLITVLIAARFILIRQRFAHAKAVAEIAESLALAIGLVFLLIRPFLVQAFYIPSASMVPTLRVNDRILVNKLIYRFREPRLGDVVVFKSPKSAGHNEADYIKRVMGVPGDSVRVTAGYVLIGHIPYYHDDLRIALAPCRKEEDECSVKLQNGKIYANGRQVGCAQVAAAMGKPGASVRVIPGKVYVNGKPLNESYTSEDSDQPYPSELTPKKWIGVDKDGSRVVKIPKGRLLVMGDNRNFSDDARRWGLLDRKRLEGKAMLIFWPLSRLGESFSR
- a CDS encoding YlqD family protein, whose product is MGIVIKRPVRVKVIVTEQFKEHRMTEMRAAQLRLEEVSRRLGAQIDSPATPESIVERLRAEQRKSDEAKAALVREMSKISSMEIGSEYERGVLEGEVEIEVGDDFSKVSACEIVVKDEKVVEIRGGYAGK
- the trmD gene encoding tRNA (guanosine(37)-N1)-methyltransferase TrmD, with product MRIEIITTIPQMIDAVTGESILGRARQRGLIEINAVNLRDFTHDKHRTTDDAPFGGGPGMVMKPEPVFEAVESLKARVPGIKPRILLMTPQGRRFDQKMAAELARESHVIIICGRYEGVDERIREHLATDEVSIGDYVLTGGELAALVIADAVSRLIPGVLGDETSPETDSFSSGLLEYPQYTRPVDFRGMSVPEVLVSGNHAKIAQWRREKSLERTLKRRPDLLVSAPLTEEDKDLIRMLESDNQRKVNHE
- the lepB gene encoding signal peptidase I translates to MSITERLANLSIPTVIITVIVLLIIRFVLLKLKHPFAKSVAEIAESLAVAMALVFLLIRPFIVQAFFIPSASMHPTLLEQDHILVNKFIYRFEEPKLDDVVVFKAPPEATPGEPVEKDFIKRVIGVPGDKIRITAGYIMIGDMKYTHVDLRDLLGTYAKPDGDVDVCVLLKGNDVYVDGRRVTHAEIAAAANDPKAKVKVFPGKVYINGKAIDEPYIAEDPDLPYPMLSGEKATPEKWIVKYQGKPAVKIPQGRLLVMGDNRNNSNDARFWGLLDRKRMLGKAMFIFWPLTRIRWIH
- the rplS gene encoding 50S ribosomal protein L19 codes for the protein MQIIDQIEFEQLRIDAPVFGPGDTVRVHNRVIEGNKERIQVFEGVVIGKKDGGVRASFTVRKIAHGIGVERTFMLHSPRIAKIEVTRRGAVRRAKLYYLREKVGKATKIKERQGAR
- a CDS encoding YraN family protein, which translates into the protein MPSPRSRKGRSAEIAAAAELGSRGYRIIASNYRCRQGEIDLITRDGDCLVFVEVRCRRTDEYGTPAESVTLAKQQKLIITARHYLQESNLGDCECRFDVVEVSSRDGKLHVSDIIQNAFSA
- the rimM gene encoding ribosome maturation factor RimM (Essential for efficient processing of 16S rRNA), coding for MPENNADIVIGTVVAPFGVRGELKVMIRTDFPERFDKGRPVAVKTVKGRRFTSKVERNISHKGGITLKIEGIDDRNAAEDLRGAEFVIDRSEVGELPEGSFYLFDLIGLKVVTDDGRELGEIVEIMQGGANDVYETSAGVLIPAIKQIIVKIDIKKGLMVIHPIPGLLPEE